A window of Rubricoccus marinus contains these coding sequences:
- a CDS encoding homogentisate 1,2-dioxygenase encodes VDSVGEPEDFGAEYVEGAFLKHRHFIGPKVEAGGDWLTGRRYIMGNNDIDMALCAPTESMPEDTFYKNATHDELVYVHDGEGTLHTVLGDVEFRQGDYVHVPRTTIHRWSFAGDVQPRLLVMESPTEFRPPKRYRNDMGQLLEHSPYCERDFRPPEALNPIDQEGRFTVKIKKHGKLFPFVYRYHPFDVVGWDGYMYPSAFSIHDFEPITGRIHQPPPVHQTFEARGFVVCSFVPRLFDYHPDSVPAPYNHSNIDSDEVLYYAEGDFMSRKGIGRGSFTLHPGGIPHGPHPGTTEASIGAKETHELAVMVDTFAPLKLTKTALEIEEPDYVLSWQPEKHGHPLPDAAPIPPGAQISGDGASGAVPDGPAIDAARG; translated from the coding sequence GTCGATTCTGTCGGTGAGCCCGAGGACTTCGGCGCGGAGTACGTCGAGGGAGCCTTTCTCAAGCACCGGCACTTTATCGGCCCCAAGGTGGAGGCTGGGGGTGACTGGCTGACGGGCCGCCGGTACATCATGGGCAACAACGACATCGACATGGCGCTCTGCGCGCCGACCGAGTCGATGCCGGAGGACACGTTCTACAAGAACGCGACCCACGATGAGCTGGTTTACGTCCACGACGGCGAGGGCACGCTCCACACCGTCCTGGGCGACGTCGAGTTTCGGCAAGGCGACTACGTCCACGTGCCGCGCACGACGATCCACCGCTGGAGCTTTGCGGGCGACGTGCAGCCACGCCTCCTCGTGATGGAGTCGCCGACGGAGTTCCGGCCGCCCAAGCGCTACCGCAACGACATGGGCCAGCTCTTGGAGCACAGCCCGTACTGCGAGCGCGACTTCCGTCCGCCAGAGGCCCTCAACCCCATCGATCAGGAAGGCCGCTTCACGGTCAAGATCAAGAAGCACGGCAAGCTGTTTCCGTTCGTCTACCGCTACCACCCGTTCGACGTGGTCGGGTGGGACGGGTACATGTACCCCAGCGCGTTCTCGATCCATGACTTCGAGCCCATCACCGGCCGCATCCACCAGCCGCCGCCCGTCCACCAGACGTTCGAGGCGCGTGGCTTCGTGGTCTGCTCGTTCGTGCCGCGTCTGTTCGACTACCACCCGGACAGCGTCCCGGCGCCGTACAACCACAGCAACATCGACTCCGACGAGGTGCTGTACTACGCCGAGGGCGACTTCATGTCGCGCAAGGGCATCGGGCGGGGCAGCTTTACGCTCCACCCCGGCGGCATCCCGCACGGCCCGCACCCGGGCACGACGGAGGCGAGCATCGGCGCCAAGGAAACGCACGAGTTGGCCGTGATGGTCGACACGTTCGCGCCGCTCAAGCTGACCAAGACGGCGCTGGAGATCGAGGAGCCGGACTACGTCCTTTCCTGGCAGCCTGAGAAGCACGGTCACCCGTTGCCGGACGCCGCACCCATCCCGCCCGGCGCGCAGATCTCCGGCGACGGGGCCTCTGGCGCTGTTCCCGACGGCCCGGCGATCGACGCCGCCAGAGGCTAA
- the lnt gene encoding apolipoprotein N-acyltransferase gives MGSRHRPRPFGSLGWSLAGGLALSLSFPPVGFYPLAWVALVPLLSRWVGRKASLALAREIYAVFLVASAATGFWALHLPNELQSALAGLGLLLVPLPITAAFWGAAWVRERFGLKLGLTALLVDVLAAEFLTLHLPFGTPWSVLGHTQALALPFIQAVEIGGVLMLSAWVLALNIAAFMAIEASRAPAPRRWADRGVAVAAFSAIVVVAALYSTVRTAGDDVPPGHIRIGIVQPDIAADRWEDPQDEKRVLHLARVSDALLADWATEETAASRSNFAATPRPDLLIWPRNSLPVYGDVERERELYQRLSTWSTRRRTPLLTGARTAINDEGRTDKAAQFFPLPMSRSQQSALLFVPSQDGATRYDQSRRIPILEAVPSAIARSVGDAVPAFKLGSRRTLLPAGRTHLAASLGYESVFGDHTRRFVDDGANLLVAMSPATGGLAGRRQHLAFLRLRALETGRAIVVAAPSGGSALVLPDGRATHLVSTNVPEGTRVEAPIYSGKTLYVMYGDWLGQLALLIGIIGHATFAYINRVRPKKAPRSRSMARMRRVPG, from the coding sequence ATGGGCTCCCGCCACCGCCCCCGCCCGTTCGGCTCTCTCGGTTGGTCTCTCGCCGGAGGCCTGGCTCTGTCGCTGAGCTTCCCGCCTGTCGGATTCTATCCGCTGGCGTGGGTCGCACTTGTGCCGTTGCTCTCGCGGTGGGTCGGCCGCAAGGCGTCGCTGGCGCTCGCGCGGGAGATCTACGCCGTCTTCCTCGTGGCCTCCGCCGCGACGGGCTTCTGGGCGCTCCACCTCCCCAACGAGTTGCAGTCCGCGCTCGCCGGGCTGGGCTTGCTCCTCGTCCCGCTCCCCATTACTGCGGCGTTCTGGGGGGCCGCGTGGGTCCGCGAGCGGTTTGGGCTGAAGCTGGGGCTTACCGCGTTGCTGGTGGACGTCCTCGCGGCTGAGTTTCTGACCCTCCACCTCCCCTTTGGAACGCCGTGGTCGGTTCTGGGCCACACCCAGGCGCTCGCGCTCCCGTTTATCCAGGCCGTCGAGATTGGCGGCGTCCTGATGCTGTCGGCGTGGGTGCTCGCTCTCAACATCGCGGCGTTTATGGCGATCGAAGCGAGCCGGGCACCTGCACCGCGCCGCTGGGCTGACCGAGGCGTGGCCGTCGCCGCTTTTTCCGCGATCGTAGTGGTGGCGGCGCTCTACAGCACCGTTCGTACCGCCGGAGATGACGTGCCGCCCGGACACATTCGCATCGGGATCGTGCAGCCTGACATCGCGGCGGACCGGTGGGAGGACCCGCAGGACGAAAAGCGAGTTCTGCACCTCGCGCGGGTCTCAGACGCCCTTCTCGCGGACTGGGCTACAGAAGAGACGGCGGCCAGCCGGTCCAACTTCGCCGCGACGCCTCGCCCGGACCTGCTGATCTGGCCGCGCAACTCGCTGCCCGTGTACGGCGACGTGGAGCGAGAGCGGGAGTTGTACCAGCGCCTCTCCACGTGGTCCACGCGACGCCGGACGCCGCTCCTGACCGGCGCACGCACCGCCATCAACGACGAAGGACGGACGGACAAGGCCGCTCAGTTCTTCCCGCTCCCCATGAGCCGCTCGCAGCAGTCGGCGCTGCTCTTCGTCCCTTCCCAAGACGGCGCGACTCGCTACGATCAGTCGCGGAGAATCCCCATCCTCGAAGCCGTCCCGAGCGCCATCGCGCGGAGCGTGGGCGATGCCGTCCCGGCGTTCAAGCTGGGCTCGCGGCGGACGCTTCTCCCCGCAGGCCGCACGCATCTGGCGGCTTCGCTGGGCTACGAATCCGTCTTTGGCGACCACACGCGGCGGTTCGTGGACGATGGCGCCAACCTCCTCGTTGCGATGTCACCGGCTACGGGCGGCCTCGCGGGCCGGCGCCAGCACCTGGCGTTTCTCCGCCTCCGCGCGCTGGAAACAGGCCGCGCCATCGTAGTCGCTGCGCCGAGTGGAGGCTCTGCCCTCGTCCTACCCGATGGCCGGGCGACACACCTGGTCTCCACGAACGTCCCCGAGGGTACACGCGTGGAGGCGCCGATCTACTCCGGGAAAACGCTGTACGTGATGTACGGCGACTGGCTGGGGCAGCTCGCGCTCCTGATCGGGATCATCGGCCACGCCACGTTCGCGTACATCAACCGCGTCCGCCCCAAAAAGGCACCACGGAGCCGCTCCATGGCGCGGATGCGCCGCGTGCCCGGCTGA
- a CDS encoding SDR family oxidoreductase — MTILLAGAHGAVGQHILKQLSQAGHTVRAMIRDEDQSDLIRSLGGEPLVSDLTGDVSQAPEDCDAVIFAAGSGGEAVEDVDRDGAIALIDATVASGVSRFVMLSSIGADAPEEADQLQDYLRAKHKADEHLKGTSLTYTILRPTTLTNGAATGTIHVAPSIDRDGPMENAREDVAAALVATLTISETERAIIEMTSGDTPIREALASL, encoded by the coding sequence ATGACCATTCTCCTCGCAGGCGCCCACGGCGCCGTCGGCCAGCACATCCTCAAGCAGCTCTCCCAGGCCGGACACACCGTCCGCGCGATGATCCGCGACGAGGATCAATCCGACCTCATCCGCTCGCTCGGCGGCGAGCCTCTCGTCTCCGACCTCACCGGCGACGTCTCCCAGGCGCCAGAGGACTGCGACGCCGTCATCTTCGCAGCGGGCTCCGGCGGCGAGGCCGTCGAAGACGTGGACCGCGACGGCGCCATCGCGCTGATCGACGCGACCGTGGCCTCTGGCGTGAGCCGGTTCGTGATGCTCTCCTCTATCGGCGCCGACGCGCCAGAGGAGGCCGACCAACTGCAGGACTACCTCCGCGCCAAGCACAAGGCCGACGAGCACCTGAAGGGCACGTCGCTGACCTACACCATCCTGCGCCCGACGACGCTGACGAACGGTGCGGCCACAGGCACAATCCACGTCGCGCCGTCCATCGACCGCGACGGACCGATGGAGAACGCACGCGAGGACGTGGCCGCCGCCCTCGTGGCGACGCTCACCATTTCCGAGACCGAGCGCGCCATCATTGAGATGACCTCTGGCGACACGCCGATCCGGGAGGCACTGGCGAGCCTGTAG
- a CDS encoding AMP-binding protein has product MSQPFPFGQEIAWSPTPEAAADTNLGRLWRDLGLDGYEPLAEWATADVGRFWDRVIADLGIVFETPYSEILDLARGPEHARWCRGGRLNITVSMLDRWRGTPQWTQDAIRYESEEGDVTRYTFEELLEQVETVAAGLRARGLGAGEAVGLYMPLTPEEVIAFLAVIRIGGVILPLFSGYGASAVADRLSDADAKAVFVADGSVRRGKAIPMKPTLDEALEHCPTVEHVIVHRRAGNPVASGAMDIEWDALVASGRESLAATPEAGAPEIVESETPVMLIYTSGTTGKPKGAVHTHVGFPIKAAQDMAHPMDVRPGDVMWWMSDMGWMMGPWLVFGTLLNGATMVLFDGAPDTPGPDRSWQLCADHGVTHFGLSPVLVRALMPHGTEPLAKHDLSALRACGSTGSPWDPESWRWLFENVLESRKPILNYSGGTEISGGIVCGDFVRPLKPCGFPGAILGMDADVIDAAGNPVRTEVGELAIRQPWIGMTRGFWRDSERYLDSYWRAQPGWWVHGDFAAIDKDGQWFILGRSDDTIKVAGKRLGPAEAESAVNADPAVLESAAIGVPDDVKGQALVVFCVLASGADESDDLRQRLVARLTDALGKALKPKAVYFTDALPKTRNSKVMRRVIRAAHLGGDVGNVTALEDPATLDAIRAAR; this is encoded by the coding sequence ATGTCCCAGCCCTTCCCCTTCGGCCAAGAGATCGCCTGGTCGCCCACGCCAGAGGCCGCCGCCGACACCAACCTCGGCCGCCTCTGGCGCGACCTCGGGCTGGACGGCTACGAGCCTCTGGCGGAGTGGGCGACGGCCGACGTGGGCCGCTTCTGGGACCGCGTGATCGCCGACCTCGGCATCGTGTTCGAGACGCCGTACTCGGAGATCCTGGACCTCGCCAGAGGCCCGGAGCACGCGCGCTGGTGCAGGGGCGGGCGGCTCAACATCACCGTCTCGATGCTGGACCGCTGGCGCGGGACGCCACAGTGGACGCAGGACGCGATCCGCTACGAAAGCGAGGAAGGCGACGTCACCCGGTACACCTTCGAGGAGCTATTGGAGCAGGTCGAGACGGTCGCCGCCGGGCTCCGCGCCAGAGGACTCGGTGCGGGCGAAGCGGTCGGGTTGTACATGCCGCTGACGCCAGAGGAGGTCATCGCCTTTCTGGCCGTCATCCGCATCGGGGGCGTGATCCTGCCGCTGTTCTCCGGCTATGGCGCGAGTGCGGTCGCGGACCGGCTTTCGGATGCCGACGCGAAGGCGGTCTTCGTCGCCGACGGCAGCGTGCGCCGCGGCAAGGCCATCCCGATGAAGCCGACGCTGGACGAGGCGCTGGAGCACTGCCCGACGGTCGAGCACGTGATCGTGCACCGCCGCGCGGGCAACCCGGTGGCCTCTGGCGCGATGGACATCGAATGGGACGCGCTCGTCGCCAGCGGCCGCGAGTCGCTCGCCGCGACGCCAGAGGCGGGCGCACCGGAGATCGTGGAGAGCGAGACGCCGGTCATGCTCATCTACACCAGCGGCACGACGGGCAAGCCCAAGGGGGCGGTGCACACGCACGTCGGCTTCCCGATCAAGGCGGCGCAGGACATGGCGCACCCGATGGACGTGCGGCCGGGCGACGTGATGTGGTGGATGAGCGACATGGGCTGGATGATGGGCCCCTGGCTCGTCTTCGGGACGCTTCTGAATGGCGCCACGATGGTCCTCTTCGACGGCGCGCCCGACACGCCCGGGCCAGACCGCTCGTGGCAGCTCTGCGCCGACCACGGCGTGACGCACTTCGGCCTCTCCCCCGTCCTCGTGCGCGCCCTCATGCCGCACGGAACCGAGCCTCTGGCGAAGCACGACCTCAGCGCGCTCCGCGCGTGCGGCTCGACGGGAAGCCCGTGGGACCCCGAAAGCTGGCGGTGGCTGTTCGAGAACGTGCTGGAATCCCGCAAGCCCATCCTCAACTATTCGGGCGGGACCGAGATCTCCGGCGGCATCGTCTGCGGCGACTTCGTGCGCCCGCTCAAGCCCTGCGGCTTCCCCGGCGCCATTCTCGGCATGGACGCCGACGTGATCGACGCCGCGGGCAACCCCGTCCGCACCGAAGTCGGTGAACTCGCGATCCGCCAGCCGTGGATCGGCATGACGCGCGGCTTCTGGCGCGACAGCGAGCGCTACCTCGATTCCTACTGGCGGGCTCAGCCCGGCTGGTGGGTCCACGGCGACTTCGCCGCCATCGACAAGGACGGCCAGTGGTTCATCCTTGGACGGTCGGACGACACCATCAAGGTGGCAGGCAAGCGGCTGGGTCCGGCCGAAGCCGAGTCCGCCGTCAACGCCGACCCCGCCGTGCTGGAAAGCGCCGCCATCGGCGTCCCGGACGACGTGAAGGGGCAGGCCCTCGTCGTGTTCTGCGTGCTGGCCTCTGGCGCCGACGAGTCCGACGACCTCCGCCAGAGGCTCGTCGCGCGGCTGACGGACGCGCTCGGAAAAGCGCTCAAGCCGAAGGCGGTCTACTTCACCGACGCGCTGCCCAAGACGCGCAACTCCAAGGTCATGCGCCGCGTGATCCGCGCCGCTCACCTCGGCGGCGACGTGGGCAACGTGACCGCGCTCGAAGACCCGGCGACGCTCGACGCGATCCGCGCCGCGCGCTGA
- a CDS encoding ParA family protein, translated as MATLTICNHKGGTGKTTSSVHLAAAFGLMGHRVLLVDLDPQGFLTRTVGANEPRTEHSSLALIHPEGDLRKLPVQSFPHFDVLGASMNMTREQRRLTRPTDVFWMRETLAEGHDYDLILIDTAAAVSVFTMNALVASDAVLIPVTPEYQPVVGAEQTWQTCGLVRNKLNPGLQAPRFLLTQVDGRLSRHARYSEYLKEKYAASILETPIRTSSSLAVAARNGRTVFDAKVMSRGGLDYAYAAAEVARVFFPELIAPAPIKGAYNPDEDLGDEPDLPPTEPTPPPPPAFGLGAPRPGSAQAASGATTTTTAPPTSAPMAEEPTSKLFQHAPIPGRGLAPAVRPVQSTFEDPFANPEAVIQQAADAKASIRRTNPSHPRSFQPLRPLGKDGATGPQDLDPFWE; from the coding sequence GTGGCTACGCTCACCATTTGCAACCACAAAGGCGGGACCGGTAAGACGACGTCCTCTGTTCACCTCGCGGCGGCCTTCGGGCTCATGGGGCACCGCGTGCTCCTCGTCGACCTCGACCCGCAGGGCTTTCTCACGAGGACCGTTGGTGCGAACGAACCGCGGACGGAGCACTCCTCCCTCGCGCTGATCCACCCAGAGGGAGACCTGCGGAAGCTCCCGGTTCAGAGCTTCCCGCACTTCGATGTGCTCGGGGCGTCGATGAACATGACGCGCGAGCAGCGGCGCCTGACACGCCCGACGGACGTGTTCTGGATGCGCGAAACGCTGGCCGAGGGCCACGATTACGACCTCATCCTTATCGACACGGCGGCGGCGGTCTCGGTGTTCACGATGAACGCTCTTGTCGCCTCCGACGCTGTCCTGATTCCCGTTACGCCGGAGTACCAGCCGGTCGTCGGCGCGGAGCAGACGTGGCAGACGTGCGGGCTGGTGCGGAACAAGCTCAACCCTGGGCTCCAGGCGCCTCGGTTCTTGTTAACCCAGGTGGACGGCCGCCTGAGCCGGCACGCCCGGTACTCGGAGTACCTGAAGGAGAAGTACGCCGCGAGCATTCTGGAGACACCCATCCGCACGAGTTCGTCGCTGGCTGTCGCCGCTCGGAACGGCCGGACCGTTTTTGACGCGAAGGTGATGTCCCGTGGCGGGTTGGACTACGCCTACGCAGCGGCGGAAGTCGCCCGCGTGTTCTTCCCGGAGTTGATCGCGCCGGCGCCTATCAAAGGGGCGTATAACCCGGACGAGGACCTGGGAGACGAGCCCGACCTCCCACCAACCGAGCCCACGCCACCCCCTCCGCCTGCTTTCGGCCTTGGAGCGCCGCGCCCGGGTTCCGCGCAAGCGGCCTCTGGCGCGACGACGACGACTACCGCGCCGCCGACATCCGCTCCGATGGCGGAGGAGCCGACGTCGAAGCTGTTCCAGCACGCGCCGATCCCTGGACGCGGCCTCGCGCCGGCTGTCCGGCCCGTGCAGAGCACGTTTGAGGACCCCTTCGCGAACCCGGAAGCCGTGATCCAGCAGGCGGCCGACGCGAAAGCCTCGATCCGCCGCACGAACCCCTCGCACCCGCGCTCTTTCCAGCCGCTGCGCCCGCTCGGCAAAGACGGGGCGACCGGGCCGCAGGACCTGGATCCCTTCTGGGAGTAG
- a CDS encoding rhodanese-like domain-containing protein, which yields MKRFPTFTVIAIAAILVFILVQRLMGGGTSLSPEAFVAAYEPDQILLDVRTPGEFEDGHLAGAINMNVTSGDFRERAATLPIGEPVYVYCASGVRSSRAAAVLEELGHTEVYNVGGYGELARAGAATEE from the coding sequence ATGAAGCGTTTTCCGACGTTTACCGTTATCGCGATCGCCGCGATCCTTGTTTTCATCCTCGTCCAGCGCCTGATGGGCGGCGGCACATCGCTCTCGCCAGAGGCGTTCGTGGCGGCCTACGAGCCCGACCAGATCCTGCTCGACGTGCGCACGCCGGGCGAGTTCGAGGACGGCCACCTTGCCGGCGCCATCAACATGAACGTGACCTCGGGCGATTTCCGCGAGCGCGCCGCCACGCTCCCCATTGGCGAGCCCGTGTACGTGTACTGCGCCTCTGGCGTCCGATCCAGCCGCGCGGCGGCCGTCTTGGAAGAGTTGGGCCACACTGAGGTGTACAACGTCGGCGGTTACGGGGAGCTGGCGCGAGCCGGCGCTGCCACCGAAGAGTAG
- a CDS encoding acyl-[acyl-carrier-protein] thioesterase: MTTPEAPLIWTQPFHVRAYEVGPGDVASPLAVMDYLQEAAGEHAQALGVEHFDIGEQGAAWVLTRFAMEIDRLPTWREAVEVETWPSGRDGLRVTRDLVLRDASGATLVRARTVWFVLDLARRRPIRLPPAVVALHPPDREAALVLGPEPMAPEAASADVVGRTFDVRRSDLDRNGHANNARFAEWALESAPAARDWSRLRSLDLAFKGEALAGETVLSEASGDATLAHAILRESDRRLLATATSTWR, translated from the coding sequence ATGACCACGCCAGAGGCCCCGCTCATCTGGACCCAGCCGTTCCACGTCCGCGCCTACGAGGTCGGCCCCGGGGACGTGGCCTCGCCTCTGGCGGTGATGGACTACCTCCAAGAGGCCGCGGGCGAGCACGCGCAGGCGCTCGGCGTGGAGCACTTCGACATCGGCGAGCAGGGCGCGGCCTGGGTCCTTACCCGCTTCGCGATGGAGATCGACCGGCTCCCGACCTGGCGCGAAGCCGTCGAGGTGGAAACGTGGCCCAGCGGGCGCGACGGGCTCCGCGTCACCCGCGACCTCGTTCTCCGCGACGCCTCTGGCGCTACGCTTGTCCGGGCGCGAACGGTCTGGTTCGTCCTCGACCTCGCCCGCCGGCGTCCCATCCGCCTCCCTCCCGCCGTGGTCGCCCTCCACCCTCCCGACCGCGAAGCGGCGCTCGTGCTCGGCCCCGAGCCTATGGCGCCAGAGGCCGCGTCCGCCGATGTCGTCGGCCGGACGTTCGACGTGCGGCGCTCAGACCTAGACAGAAACGGGCACGCGAACAACGCGCGCTTCGCGGAATGGGCGCTCGAATCCGCGCCCGCTGCTCGCGACTGGTCGCGCCTGCGGTCGCTCGACCTCGCGTTCAAGGGGGAAGCGCTCGCGGGCGAAACCGTCCTCTCCGAGGCCTCTGGCGACGCGACGCTCGCGCACGCGATCTTGCGGGAGTCCGACCGCCGCCTGCTCGCCACCGCCACCTCGACCTGGAGATGA
- the hppD gene encoding 4-hydroxyphenylpyruvate dioxygenase, which translates to MPGSGLPDLTTAPDAVAPGDDFLPLKGTDYVEFYVGNARQAALFYAHCMGFSIDAYLGPETGHRDRTSFLVTQGKIRFVLTSPMGPEGEIAEHVHLHGDGVKDLALWVDDAESAYKETTARGGVSVREPETLTDEHGSVTVSAIGTYGETIHTFVDRSNYNGPFLPGYRAVENEFFQSKPVGLKYVDHCVGNVPLGEMNTYVQYYADVMGFKNLISFDDADISTEYTALMSKVMSNGNERVKFPINEPADGKKKSQIEEYLDFYRGGGVQHIALATDDILATVGELRARGVDFLTVPTTYYDELVERVGEIDEDLSDLAELGILVDRDPDGYL; encoded by the coding sequence ATGCCCGGCTCCGGCCTCCCCGACCTGACCACGGCGCCCGACGCCGTGGCACCCGGCGACGACTTCCTCCCGCTGAAGGGCACCGATTACGTCGAGTTCTACGTCGGCAACGCCCGGCAGGCCGCGCTTTTCTATGCGCACTGCATGGGCTTCAGCATCGACGCCTACCTCGGCCCGGAAACCGGCCACCGAGACCGCACCAGCTTTCTCGTCACGCAGGGCAAGATCCGCTTTGTGCTGACCTCCCCGATGGGCCCCGAGGGCGAGATCGCCGAGCACGTCCACCTCCACGGTGACGGCGTCAAGGACCTCGCGCTGTGGGTGGACGACGCCGAGAGCGCGTACAAGGAGACCACCGCCAGAGGCGGCGTCTCGGTCCGCGAGCCGGAAACGCTGACGGACGAGCACGGCAGCGTGACCGTGAGCGCCATCGGCACCTACGGAGAGACGATCCACACGTTTGTGGACCGCTCCAACTACAACGGCCCCTTTCTCCCCGGCTACCGCGCCGTAGAGAACGAGTTTTTCCAGTCGAAGCCGGTCGGCCTCAAGTACGTCGACCACTGCGTGGGCAACGTGCCGCTGGGCGAGATGAACACGTACGTCCAGTACTACGCCGACGTGATGGGCTTCAAGAACCTCATCTCGTTCGACGACGCGGACATCTCGACGGAGTACACCGCGCTCATGAGCAAGGTGATGAGCAACGGCAACGAGCGGGTCAAATTCCCGATCAACGAGCCGGCCGACGGCAAGAAGAAGTCCCAGATCGAGGAGTACCTCGACTTCTACCGCGGAGGCGGCGTGCAGCACATCGCCCTCGCGACGGACGACATCCTCGCGACCGTCGGCGAGCTCCGCGCCAGAGGCGTCGACTTCCTCACCGTCCCGACGACCTACTACGACGAGCTCGTGGAGCGCGTCGGCGAGATCGACGAGGACCTCAGCGACCTCGCCGAGCTCGGCATTCTGGTCGACCGTGACCCGGACGGCTACCT
- a CDS encoding Maf family protein: protein MSLHAPLVLASASPRRRDLLARLGLDFDVLPSGADETWPEATPPGPAAEIIASRKARDVARQRPEALVLGADTVVVLDGDVLGKPRTPEDARATLARLSGRSHTVYTGPSLIHGERHVTAHEATEVTFAPLAASEIEAYVATGSPMDKAGAYGIQDDLGSLFVARIEGDFFNVVGLPLHRLYQTLREHFGAGLKAPA from the coding sequence ATCAGCCTCCACGCCCCCCTCGTTCTCGCCTCCGCCTCGCCACGTCGGCGCGACCTTCTCGCCCGCCTCGGCCTCGACTTCGACGTGCTCCCGAGCGGAGCCGACGAGACGTGGCCCGAGGCGACGCCCCCCGGACCCGCCGCCGAGATCATCGCGTCGCGCAAAGCGCGCGACGTCGCGCGCCAGAGGCCCGAAGCGCTGGTCCTGGGCGCGGACACGGTGGTCGTGCTTGACGGCGACGTTCTGGGCAAGCCCCGCACGCCAGAGGATGCTCGCGCCACGCTTGCGCGGCTTTCGGGACGGAGCCACACGGTCTACACCGGGCCGTCACTGATCCACGGCGAACGCCACGTGACGGCACACGAGGCGACCGAGGTCACGTTCGCGCCTCTGGCGGCGTCCGAGATCGAGGCCTACGTCGCGACGGGCTCACCGATGGACAAAGCGGGCGCGTACGGCATCCAGGACGACCTGGGATCGCTCTTCGTGGCGCGCATCGAGGGCGACTTTTTCAACGTGGTGGGGTTGCCGCTGCACCGGCTGTACCAAACGCTGAGAGAGCACTTCGGCGCGGGGTTGAAGGCTCCGGCGTAA
- a CDS encoding FKBP-type peptidyl-prolyl cis-trans isomerase, whose amino-acid sequence MPATSGDTVRVHYTGTLDDGTTFDSSAGREPLEFTLGAGQVVPGFDKAVDGMEIGETKTVTIPAKEAYGDVDPDQTVTVGRDQMPPDADLSIGDRLQMGMGNGQVVVVTVAELSDDSVVLDANHALAGQDLTFEITLDSVA is encoded by the coding sequence ATGCCCGCAACTTCCGGCGACACCGTTCGCGTCCACTACACCGGTACCCTCGACGACGGGACCACCTTTGATTCGTCCGCGGGCCGGGAGCCTCTGGAGTTCACGCTCGGCGCCGGCCAGGTCGTCCCGGGCTTCGACAAAGCGGTCGACGGCATGGAGATCGGCGAGACCAAGACGGTGACGATCCCCGCGAAGGAGGCGTACGGCGACGTCGATCCCGATCAGACCGTGACGGTCGGCCGGGACCAGATGCCGCCAGACGCGGATCTCAGCATCGGCGACCGCCTCCAGATGGGGATGGGCAACGGCCAGGTCGTCGTCGTCACGGTCGCCGAGCTGTCAGATGATTCGGTCGTGCTCGACGCCAACCACGCGCTCGCGGGACAGGACCTCACGTTCGAGATCACGCTGGACTCCGTCGCGTAG
- a CDS encoding fasciclin domain-containing protein codes for MTRSALLLALLLPLAACGSDDTPEADGSIADAANAIEALPASDGTNASPAGGATVVDMVADARDLTTLRRLLRETGLVDELAAEGPYTLFAPSDDAFAAIDLDAASSDMEALKATLRSHVLPIRMLSGDLDFEQSIEAASGAVLDVVPGSPPAVASGGVRATVLRADLDATNGVVHVVDAVLSAN; via the coding sequence ATGACACGCTCAGCCCTCCTCCTCGCCCTTCTCCTGCCCCTGGCGGCCTGCGGGTCCGACGACACGCCAGAGGCCGACGGCTCTATCGCCGACGCTGCCAACGCCATCGAGGCGCTCCCCGCCTCCGACGGGACGAACGCGTCGCCCGCGGGAGGCGCGACGGTTGTGGACATGGTGGCCGATGCGCGCGACCTGACCACGCTCCGGCGGCTCCTCCGCGAAACCGGCCTCGTCGACGAACTCGCGGCCGAGGGTCCCTACACCCTTTTCGCGCCGTCCGACGACGCCTTCGCCGCGATCGACCTGGACGCCGCCTCGTCTGATATGGAGGCGCTCAAGGCCACGCTTCGGAGTCACGTGCTCCCCATCCGGATGCTCTCCGGGGACTTGGACTTTGAGCAGAGCATCGAGGCCGCCAGCGGCGCCGTGCTCGATGTCGTGCCCGGCAGCCCGCCCGCCGTCGCCTCTGGCGGCGTGCGCGCCACCGTCCTCCGCGCGGACCTCGACGCCACCAACGGCGTGGTCCACGTCGTAGACGCTGTCCTTTCTGCCAACTAG